The Sinomonas sp. P10A9 genome includes a window with the following:
- a CDS encoding alkaline phosphatase gives MKRTIAALASACAVGAIIATSVGAGTAEPASAAPAGNDGRIKNVIYLLGDGMGRTHVTAGRERFYGANGRLVMETLPSHGFVSTYAVEKKSGQPGQADFAPNYVTDSASAATAWSSGVKTYNAALGVDAKGTSVPTVMEMAKQAGYRTGNVSTAEITDATPAGQMSHALARGCQGPVYSAKSCQDTAVTGGELPTSDLRVTPIAKQIARNGTADVILGGGLSRFDTTDEKALRDQGYDVLGSPKDQTVATKADLANAQGGKVFGLFNKGNLTVEKSKQDNPSSAEAKEPTLAEMTTKSIELLGKDGGKGNGFYLQVEGALIDKRSHANDAAQTLEEIKAFDDAVAAALDFAKKDGHTLVVVTADHECAGFNIIEKGSFTNAEAANPPVNVDSGNTANNSTPSRAGGNTKDATRSTGIVNGAGAADPHNFAPATFRSADDPAGVKDGSKEASLWLTYLSGNHTGADVPIYSYGAGSEKLQGTVDNTDLFGIVADALRLR, from the coding sequence ATGAAGCGCACGATTGCTGCGCTCGCTTCGGCCTGCGCGGTCGGGGCGATCATCGCCACGTCGGTTGGGGCCGGCACGGCCGAGCCTGCCTCTGCCGCTCCGGCCGGGAACGACGGCCGCATCAAGAATGTCATCTACCTGCTCGGCGACGGCATGGGCCGTACCCACGTCACCGCAGGGCGCGAGCGGTTCTACGGAGCCAACGGCCGCCTGGTCATGGAGACCCTGCCGTCGCACGGCTTCGTGAGCACCTACGCGGTCGAGAAGAAGTCCGGCCAGCCGGGACAGGCGGACTTCGCCCCGAACTACGTCACAGACTCGGCCTCCGCCGCGACCGCGTGGTCCTCGGGTGTCAAGACGTACAACGCGGCGCTTGGTGTGGACGCCAAGGGCACGTCGGTTCCGACCGTCATGGAGATGGCCAAGCAGGCCGGCTACCGCACGGGCAACGTCAGCACCGCGGAGATCACGGACGCGACCCCCGCCGGCCAGATGAGCCACGCCCTCGCACGCGGCTGCCAGGGCCCGGTCTACTCGGCGAAGTCCTGCCAGGACACGGCCGTGACCGGCGGGGAACTGCCCACGAGTGACCTGCGCGTCACCCCGATCGCCAAGCAGATCGCCCGCAACGGCACGGCTGACGTGATCCTCGGCGGCGGCCTGAGCCGCTTCGACACCACGGACGAGAAGGCACTGCGCGATCAGGGCTACGACGTCCTCGGCTCCCCGAAGGACCAGACGGTCGCGACGAAGGCCGACCTCGCCAACGCCCAGGGCGGCAAGGTCTTCGGGCTCTTCAACAAGGGCAACCTCACGGTCGAGAAGTCGAAGCAGGACAACCCGTCGTCGGCCGAGGCCAAGGAGCCCACGCTCGCAGAGATGACCACGAAGTCCATCGAGCTGCTCGGCAAGGACGGTGGGAAGGGCAACGGCTTCTACCTCCAGGTCGAGGGCGCGCTCATCGACAAGCGCTCGCACGCGAACGACGCCGCTCAGACGCTCGAGGAGATCAAGGCGTTCGACGACGCGGTCGCCGCGGCGCTCGACTTCGCCAAGAAGGACGGGCACACGCTCGTCGTGGTCACGGCGGACCACGAGTGCGCCGGATTCAACATCATCGAGAAGGGCAGCTTCACGAACGCCGAGGCCGCCAACCCGCCGGTGAACGTGGACAGTGGCAACACCGCCAACAACTCCACGCCGAGCCGCGCGGGCGGCAACACGAAGGACGCGACCCGCTCGACCGGCATCGTCAACGGCGCCGGTGCGGCCGACCCGCACAACTTCGCCCCGGCGACGTTCCGCAGCGCTGACGATCCGGCCGGCGTCAAGGACGGTTCGAAGGAGGCCAGCCTGTGGCTGACCTACCTCTCCGGCAACCACACGGGCGCCGACGTTCCGATCTACTCCTACGGCGCGGGCTCCGAGAAGCTGCAGGGCACGGTGGACAACACCGACCTCTTCGGCATCGTCGCGGACGCCCTCCGGCTCCGCTGA
- a CDS encoding LysM peptidoglycan-binding domain-containing protein yields MSILPQISLRTPLPFDILSAQVVVAGLGSAFEGVYGSVVVRDAAGHVVAESNLMGGGNGFSLFHNAFGLGSPTTPEGTVTVQGTNPSGLPENAVSVTVPVTFGRTLMGGTYSGFTLHTVVPGDTLSGLADQFYGDGSKYGLIFTANRDILFDPNVIYVGEALRIPLA; encoded by the coding sequence ATGTCGATCCTGCCGCAGATCAGCCTCCGCACCCCGCTCCCCTTCGACATCCTCAGCGCCCAAGTGGTGGTGGCCGGGCTCGGCTCCGCCTTCGAGGGCGTGTACGGATCCGTGGTCGTGCGCGACGCCGCGGGCCACGTCGTCGCCGAGTCCAACCTCATGGGCGGGGGCAACGGGTTCTCGCTGTTCCACAACGCCTTCGGCCTCGGCTCGCCCACAACGCCTGAGGGCACCGTGACCGTCCAGGGGACCAACCCGAGCGGGCTGCCCGAGAACGCCGTTTCGGTGACGGTGCCGGTCACGTTCGGGCGGACGCTCATGGGCGGGACGTACTCCGGCTTCACGCTGCACACCGTGGTCCCGGGCGACACACTCTCGGGGCTTGCGGACCAGTTCTACGGCGACGGCAGCAAATATGGGCTCATCTTCACGGCCAACCGGGACATCCTGTTCGACCCCAACGTCATCTACGTGGGGGAAGCTCTGCGGATCCCGCTCGCCTGA
- a CDS encoding SRPBCC family protein: MAHFSGSVTIARAPEDVFDFVADERNEPRYNPEMTTVQKLTDGPIGVGTRWRATVVSRGRPLSMEIEVTEFSRPARLGSVTRMTTARITGALTFAPAAGGTLMSWSWNLEPKGAMRLLGPVFGAVGRKQEERIWRSLKQLLEGEAPS; encoded by the coding sequence ATGGCGCATTTCTCCGGCTCCGTCACGATCGCACGCGCGCCCGAGGACGTGTTCGACTTCGTGGCCGACGAGCGCAACGAGCCGCGCTACAACCCCGAGATGACGACCGTCCAGAAGCTCACCGACGGGCCGATCGGCGTCGGCACGCGCTGGCGCGCTACCGTCGTGTCCCGAGGGCGTCCGCTGTCCATGGAGATCGAGGTGACGGAGTTCTCGCGCCCGGCAAGGCTGGGAAGCGTCACCCGCATGACGACGGCGCGCATCACCGGGGCGCTCACGTTCGCTCCCGCTGCGGGCGGCACCTTGATGAGCTGGTCCTGGAACCTTGAGCCGAAGGGCGCGATGCGGCTGCTCGGTCCCGTGTTCGGGGCCGTGGGGCGAAAGCAGGAGGAGCGGATCTGGCGTTCGCTCAAGCAGCTGCTCGAGGGAGAGGCACCGTCATGA
- a CDS encoding iron-containing alcohol dehydrogenase — protein sequence MTFHISLPRIMKVGAGAIRELGETVQDLGAARPLVVTDPFMKESGTVDAALESLRGAGLETALYAESVPDPTTDSLESGLAAVREHGADLLVGFGGGSSIDTAKALGFLALNDGPMRNYKAPRNNTGPALPVLAVPTTAGTGSEATQFTIISDSETDEKMLCTGPSFLPIAAIVDYELTLSMPGRLSADTGVDALTHAIEAYVSRRANPFSDGFALSAMTAIGANLREVYKDGSNRQAREAMMLAATQAGIAFSNSSVALVHGMSRPIGAHFHVAHGLANAMLFPAVTEFSVSGAEARYADCARALGVAGEVDGDAAAALTLVAELKALNEDLAVPTPKSRGISRDDWERAVPVMAQQALASGSPANNPVVPSASEIEELYSAIYG from the coding sequence ATGACGTTTCACATTTCGCTCCCGAGGATCATGAAGGTCGGCGCGGGCGCAATCCGGGAGCTCGGCGAGACTGTCCAGGACCTGGGGGCCGCTAGGCCCCTCGTCGTCACCGACCCGTTCATGAAGGAGTCCGGGACGGTCGACGCCGCCTTGGAGTCCCTCCGCGGCGCGGGACTCGAGACCGCGCTGTACGCCGAGAGCGTCCCCGATCCGACCACGGATTCGCTCGAATCGGGCCTCGCCGCCGTGAGGGAGCATGGCGCAGACCTCCTGGTCGGCTTCGGCGGCGGCAGTTCCATCGACACGGCCAAAGCGCTGGGCTTCCTGGCCCTCAACGACGGCCCGATGCGCAACTACAAGGCGCCCCGGAACAACACGGGCCCGGCCCTCCCGGTCCTCGCCGTGCCGACGACGGCGGGCACCGGCTCCGAGGCCACCCAGTTCACGATCATCAGCGATTCCGAGACCGACGAGAAGATGCTCTGCACCGGACCATCGTTCCTTCCGATCGCGGCGATCGTCGACTACGAGCTGACACTCTCGATGCCCGGGCGCCTGAGCGCGGACACCGGCGTCGACGCGCTCACGCACGCGATCGAGGCCTACGTGAGCCGCCGGGCCAACCCGTTCTCCGACGGCTTCGCACTGTCCGCGATGACCGCCATCGGGGCAAACCTCCGCGAGGTGTACAAGGACGGGTCGAACCGGCAGGCCCGCGAGGCGATGATGCTCGCGGCCACGCAGGCCGGCATCGCCTTCTCCAACTCGAGTGTGGCACTCGTCCACGGCATGAGCCGGCCGATCGGTGCCCACTTCCATGTGGCCCATGGCCTCGCCAACGCGATGCTCTTCCCCGCCGTCACCGAGTTCTCCGTCTCCGGCGCCGAGGCACGTTATGCGGACTGCGCCCGGGCGCTCGGCGTGGCAGGCGAGGTCGACGGCGATGCTGCCGCCGCCCTGACGCTCGTCGCCGAACTCAAGGCGCTCAACGAGGACCTCGCCGTACCCACGCCGAAGTCGCGCGGCATCAGCCGCGACGACTGGGAGCGGGCGGTGCCGGTCATGGCACAGCAGGCCCTGGCTTCGGGCTCTCCGGCCAACAACCCAGTGGTGCCGAGCGCGTCCGAGATCGAGGAGCTGTATTCGGCGATCTACGGCTGA
- a CDS encoding FAD-binding oxidoreductase: MPVDFSRLQSRSRGRVVLPDSPDYDGVRQVWNASIQRHPAAILQCAGAADVREGVRFAAEQGLTLAVRAGGHNVAGLGTCDDGLVLDLRALQGVRIDPAAKRARVQAGVTWGVFDHEAQAFGLATPGGVMSTTGIAGFTLGGGFGWISRRHGTASDNLRSVDIVTASGDARTVDAESDPELFWGLRGGGGNFGVATSFEYALHDVGPEVIAGPLIYPIDQAHDVLSGWAAAIGGLRDEAMSVAVLRTAPPDPPFPEHLWGQPVLSLSLMWIGAPKDAESALAPLRSLGRPAVDAFGPKPYTAFQKAQDRYWAPGAENYWKADYLTGLDDAAVGTLVEAGKSFTSPASDIKIVGFGGVLARTPEDFSAYGNRSAAALVNINTRWNASTPIVDHVGWTRDLWDQLHRLATGVYVNFLGQEGANRVFEAYGAEKFRRLTALKATWDPENFFHVNQNIPPRP, from the coding sequence ATGCCCGTCGACTTCAGCCGCCTCCAGTCACGCAGCCGCGGCCGCGTGGTCCTTCCGGACAGCCCCGACTATGACGGGGTGCGCCAGGTCTGGAATGCCTCGATCCAACGACATCCCGCGGCGATCCTTCAATGCGCCGGTGCCGCCGACGTCCGTGAGGGCGTCCGCTTCGCCGCAGAGCAGGGCCTCACGCTCGCAGTGCGGGCAGGCGGGCACAACGTGGCAGGCCTCGGCACGTGCGACGACGGGTTGGTCCTCGACCTCCGGGCGCTCCAAGGCGTCCGCATCGACCCTGCGGCCAAGAGGGCCCGAGTCCAGGCGGGCGTCACGTGGGGCGTGTTCGACCACGAGGCCCAGGCGTTCGGCCTTGCCACCCCGGGTGGGGTCATGTCCACGACGGGCATCGCGGGATTCACTCTTGGGGGCGGGTTCGGCTGGATATCGCGGCGCCACGGGACGGCGTCGGACAACCTCCGCTCGGTGGACATCGTGACCGCATCGGGGGATGCGAGGACGGTCGACGCCGAGTCGGACCCGGAGCTCTTCTGGGGCCTGCGCGGTGGCGGCGGGAACTTCGGCGTGGCGACGTCCTTCGAGTACGCGCTGCACGACGTCGGCCCCGAGGTCATCGCCGGCCCGCTCATCTATCCGATTGACCAGGCACACGATGTCCTGTCCGGATGGGCCGCGGCGATCGGAGGCCTGCGCGACGAGGCGATGTCGGTCGCAGTCCTGCGCACCGCGCCCCCCGATCCGCCGTTCCCCGAGCACCTGTGGGGCCAGCCGGTCCTGTCGCTGAGCCTCATGTGGATCGGCGCGCCCAAGGACGCCGAGTCCGCCCTCGCGCCCCTGCGCTCGCTGGGCCGCCCCGCCGTGGACGCGTTCGGACCGAAACCCTACACCGCGTTCCAGAAGGCCCAGGACCGGTACTGGGCCCCGGGCGCCGAGAACTACTGGAAGGCCGACTACCTCACGGGCCTCGACGACGCCGCCGTCGGCACCCTCGTCGAGGCCGGGAAGTCGTTCACGTCGCCCGCCTCTGACATCAAGATCGTAGGCTTCGGAGGCGTCCTCGCCCGCACACCGGAGGACTTCAGCGCCTACGGCAACAGGAGCGCCGCTGCCCTGGTCAACATCAACACCCGCTGGAACGCGAGCACGCCCATCGTCGACCACGTCGGCTGGACCCGCGACCTCTGGGATCAGCTCCACCGCCTCGCGACGGGCGTTTACGTCAACTTCCTCGGCCAGGAGGGTGCGAACCGCGTGTTCGAGGCCTACGGGGCGGAGAAGTTCCGCCGCCTCACGGCGCTCAAGGCCACGTGGGACCCGGAGAACTTCTTCCACGTCAACCAGAACATCCCGCCCCGGCCGTGA
- a CDS encoding ArsR/SmtB family transcription factor, whose translation MGAGTQTGRRADKAALFEEFARVGKALANGKRLELLDLLTQGERSVEALADAAGLGLSTASAHLQALRQAGLVVTRREGTKIFYGVAGPDVLRLYALLRGVAQQRVADVEPRRVAYLRLAGPRATEEGLTREQLAERASAGEVTVLDVRPSDEYRAGHVPGAVSIPLGELETRLAELPTGADIVAYCRGAYCVMAYDAVDVLRSHGRAARRLEDGMLEWRLAGRDIEVGPAA comes from the coding sequence GTGGGCGCAGGAACGCAGACCGGCAGGCGCGCCGACAAGGCAGCTCTGTTCGAGGAGTTCGCGCGCGTGGGCAAGGCCCTCGCCAACGGCAAGAGGCTCGAGCTCCTGGACCTGCTGACGCAGGGGGAGCGGAGCGTCGAGGCGCTCGCTGACGCGGCGGGGCTCGGGCTTTCGACGGCGTCCGCGCATCTCCAGGCGCTACGGCAGGCGGGGCTTGTGGTCACCCGCCGCGAGGGCACGAAGATCTTCTACGGGGTCGCCGGGCCGGACGTGCTGCGGCTGTACGCGCTGCTGCGCGGCGTCGCACAGCAGCGGGTGGCCGACGTCGAGCCCCGCCGGGTCGCGTACCTGAGGCTCGCGGGCCCACGGGCCACCGAGGAGGGGCTCACGCGAGAGCAGCTCGCCGAGCGGGCCTCCGCGGGGGAGGTCACGGTCCTGGATGTCCGGCCGTCCGATGAGTACCGCGCGGGCCACGTGCCGGGAGCCGTCTCGATCCCGCTCGGGGAGCTCGAGACGCGCCTCGCCGAGCTCCCCACCGGTGCCGACATCGTGGCCTACTGCCGCGGCGCCTACTGCGTCATGGCGTACGACGCCGTCGACGTCCTCCGCTCCCATGGCCGCGCCGCGCGCCGGCTCGAGGACGGGATGCTCGAGTGGCGGCTGGCGGGGCGGGACATCGAGGTGGGCCCGGCGGCCTGA
- a CDS encoding MFS transporter produces the protein MLLVAVNALVGGTLGQERTVLPLLATHTFNLGLYTSALTYILAFGLSKAAMNYFAGTLSDRFGRKPVLVAGWIVAIPVPLMLIFGPTWGWIVAANVLLGISQGLTWSTTVVMKMDLVGPKQRGLAMGFNEAAGYLGVALTALATGYIAAEYGLRPGPFLVGAAYIALGLGLSVLRVRETHHHAKVEAAQHVSSHDAAHGNLTNGQVFALTSFKDRSLSAVSQAGLVNNLNDGLAWGLFPVLFASAGLSLGQIGILAAVYPAVWGAGQLVTGAASDKYGRKWLIAAGMVVQAVGLGMVAAGDSFGIWLAAAVLLGLGTAMVYPTLLAAIGDVAHPTWRARSVGIYRLWRDGGFAVGALLSGILADLYGLPAAIAAVGALTALSGIVVAVRMRGNDHVAA, from the coding sequence ATGCTCCTCGTCGCTGTCAACGCTCTCGTCGGCGGAACGCTCGGACAGGAGCGCACGGTCCTGCCGCTGCTCGCGACGCACACGTTCAACCTCGGCCTCTACACGAGCGCGCTGACGTACATCCTCGCGTTCGGCCTGTCCAAGGCCGCGATGAACTACTTTGCGGGCACCCTCTCGGACCGCTTCGGGCGCAAGCCCGTGCTCGTGGCGGGCTGGATCGTCGCGATCCCCGTGCCACTCATGCTCATCTTCGGCCCGACCTGGGGTTGGATCGTGGCAGCGAACGTGCTCCTCGGCATCAGCCAGGGCCTCACATGGTCCACCACCGTGGTCATGAAGATGGACCTCGTCGGCCCGAAGCAGCGCGGCCTCGCAATGGGCTTCAACGAGGCGGCCGGGTACCTCGGCGTCGCGCTCACTGCCCTCGCGACCGGCTACATCGCCGCCGAGTACGGCCTGCGGCCGGGCCCGTTCCTCGTTGGCGCAGCGTACATCGCCCTGGGCCTCGGGCTCTCGGTCCTGAGAGTCCGCGAGACGCACCACCACGCCAAGGTCGAGGCCGCCCAGCACGTCTCCTCACACGATGCCGCCCACGGGAACCTCACCAACGGACAGGTCTTCGCGCTCACGAGCTTCAAGGACCGTTCGCTCTCCGCCGTGAGCCAGGCCGGTCTGGTCAATAACCTCAACGACGGTCTCGCGTGGGGACTCTTCCCCGTCCTGTTCGCCTCGGCCGGGCTGAGTCTCGGGCAGATCGGTATCCTCGCCGCCGTTTACCCGGCTGTGTGGGGCGCGGGGCAGCTCGTGACTGGCGCCGCGTCGGACAAGTACGGGCGCAAGTGGCTCATCGCCGCCGGCATGGTGGTGCAGGCCGTGGGCCTCGGGATGGTCGCCGCCGGTGACAGCTTCGGGATCTGGCTCGCCGCCGCCGTGCTGCTCGGGCTGGGCACGGCGATGGTCTACCCGACCCTGCTCGCCGCCATCGGCGACGTCGCGCACCCCACGTGGCGCGCCCGGTCGGTGGGCATCTACCGCCTGTGGCGCGACGGAGGCTTCGCGGTAGGCGCGCTCCTCTCCGGAATTCTCGCCGACCTCTATGGCCTGCCGGCCGCGATCGCCGCAGTGGGGGCTCTCACGGCACTTTCCGGTATTGTCGTCGCGGTCCGGATGCGCGGGAATGACCACGTGGCCGCGTAG
- a CDS encoding TetR/AcrR family transcriptional regulator, whose product MADDSGHREPLNRERVLLAAVALADDAGLEAISMRKLAQALGVVPMALYKHVASKDELLNGMVDSVIGEIEPPQDGPDWLANVRRRILSARDVMLRHPWARRVLEAQSAPTPVVLAYTDSTIRMFLAGGLSADLVHHVMHTLGSRIFGFTQELHETSPAQAEELPPEVAQYMMATYPGIVAVAMSRPHDPGTVVGSGCDDRFEFEFGIDLLLAGVERLHRQGWRSADHDRDAASVI is encoded by the coding sequence ATGGCAGATGACTCAGGGCACAGGGAACCGCTCAACCGAGAGCGTGTGCTGCTCGCAGCCGTAGCGCTCGCAGACGACGCCGGGCTCGAGGCGATCAGCATGCGGAAGCTCGCCCAGGCCCTCGGTGTCGTTCCGATGGCGCTCTACAAGCACGTCGCCAGCAAGGACGAGCTCCTCAACGGAATGGTCGATTCCGTGATCGGAGAGATCGAGCCGCCGCAGGATGGTCCGGACTGGCTTGCGAACGTGCGCCGACGGATCCTCTCCGCCCGCGACGTCATGCTCCGGCATCCGTGGGCGCGCCGCGTCCTGGAGGCCCAATCCGCGCCCACCCCGGTGGTCCTCGCCTACACGGACTCGACGATCCGCATGTTCCTCGCCGGGGGTCTGTCGGCGGACCTCGTCCACCACGTCATGCACACGCTCGGCAGCCGGATCTTCGGATTCACCCAGGAGCTCCACGAGACGAGCCCCGCGCAGGCCGAGGAGCTTCCGCCCGAGGTGGCGCAGTACATGATGGCGACGTACCCGGGCATCGTGGCCGTCGCGATGAGCCGCCCCCACGATCCGGGGACGGTGGTGGGATCGGGCTGCGACGACCGGTTCGAGTTCGAGTTCGGCATCGACCTCCTGCTCGCCGGCGTCGAGCGACTCCACCGGCAGGGCTGGCGCTCAGCGGACCACGACCGCGACGCCGCCTCGGTGATCTGA
- a CDS encoding DUF4386 domain-containing protein — translation MVSTRRTAIVIGTSFLITHVTSVVGMVLYGPILTSTDYTAHLSGPGASGGALLGTLLEVILSLAIVGTGVAFFPVIRRLGEGMALGYAALRTLEAAVIAVGVTPLIAAIALAQAPEAAGTAGLVQALAAVHNWTFIVGPGLICPANTVVLAAVLFRSRLVPRVIPVLGLVGGPLVLALNAWQVLALTPQAPGWTAPAVVPIFAWEVSLAVYLIVKGFRPTPAQSDRVVEAVPA, via the coding sequence ATGGTCTCGACACGGCGCACGGCAATCGTCATCGGCACGTCCTTCCTCATCACGCACGTCACGTCGGTCGTGGGCATGGTGCTCTACGGCCCGATCCTGACGAGCACCGACTACACCGCGCACCTCTCCGGCCCCGGCGCGAGCGGCGGCGCGCTCCTCGGGACGCTGCTCGAGGTGATCCTCTCCCTCGCGATCGTGGGGACTGGCGTGGCCTTCTTCCCTGTGATCAGGCGGCTCGGTGAGGGGATGGCCCTCGGCTACGCGGCACTGCGCACACTCGAGGCGGCCGTCATCGCCGTCGGCGTCACGCCGCTCATCGCGGCCATCGCACTCGCCCAGGCACCCGAGGCGGCCGGGACCGCCGGGCTCGTCCAAGCCCTCGCGGCCGTGCACAACTGGACGTTCATCGTGGGCCCCGGCCTCATCTGCCCGGCGAACACCGTGGTGCTCGCCGCGGTCCTGTTCCGCTCCCGGCTCGTGCCCCGCGTGATCCCAGTCCTCGGCCTCGTGGGCGGCCCGCTCGTCTTAGCCCTGAACGCGTGGCAGGTCCTCGCCCTCACTCCGCAGGCGCCGGGCTGGACCGCGCCAGCCGTCGTGCCAATCTTCGCGTGGGAGGTCAGCCTGGCCGTGTACCTGATCGTCAAGGGATTCCGCCCCACGCCGGCCCAGAGCGACCGAGTCGTCGAGGCAGTGCCCGCCTGA
- a CDS encoding FAD-dependent monooxygenase, with translation MSDFPTRHPYSLALRQRDIERILAGWVLDELGVPILRGREVTGFAQEAGGVVVRLSDGPTLEADYLVGCDGGRSLVRREAGIRFPGWDPSVSSLIAEVEVDERPEPSLRYTEEGTQAVGPIGDGSKVRVVVTERYEGNEGGTARGEPTLDDVRRALVAHWGNDFGVHSPSWISRFTDMTRQAEAYRAGRVLLAGDAAHIHYPVGGQGLGTGVQDAVNLGWKLAQVVKGVSPETLLDTYHTERHPVAARVLQNTMAQTALTRRDARMDALRGTMAELLGMDEPRRRFAGMISGLDIQYDLGPAGSSPGHPLVGRRMPDLDLATAAGPRRVFELLHAARPVLLGFGTAFGAAPRAEQVRVVAATHTLAHDGAWQLPVLGPVPAPEAVLIRPDGYVAWAGSAGSPEVGLREALGRWFGPGAAAQKPTLS, from the coding sequence ATGAGCGACTTCCCCACCCGCCACCCGTACAGCCTCGCACTGCGCCAGAGGGACATCGAACGCATCCTGGCCGGCTGGGTCCTCGACGAGCTCGGCGTCCCGATCCTGCGCGGGCGCGAAGTGACGGGCTTCGCGCAGGAGGCGGGCGGCGTCGTCGTGCGCCTCTCCGACGGCCCGACGCTCGAGGCGGATTACCTCGTCGGGTGCGACGGCGGCCGCAGCCTCGTGCGCAGGGAGGCTGGCATCAGGTTCCCCGGCTGGGACCCATCGGTGAGCTCGCTCATCGCCGAGGTGGAGGTCGACGAGCGGCCCGAGCCGAGCCTGCGCTACACCGAGGAGGGCACGCAGGCCGTCGGGCCGATCGGCGACGGGAGCAAGGTGCGGGTCGTCGTGACCGAGAGGTACGAGGGAAATGAGGGAGGGACGGCGCGGGGCGAGCCGACCCTCGACGACGTGCGGCGCGCGCTCGTTGCGCACTGGGGCAACGACTTCGGCGTGCACAGCCCCTCGTGGATCTCGCGGTTCACCGACATGACGCGGCAGGCCGAGGCCTACCGGGCTGGCCGCGTCCTGCTCGCGGGCGACGCCGCGCACATCCACTACCCGGTGGGCGGGCAGGGCCTCGGCACCGGCGTGCAGGATGCCGTGAACCTGGGCTGGAAGCTCGCGCAGGTGGTCAAGGGGGTCTCGCCGGAGACCCTGCTGGACACCTACCACACGGAGCGCCACCCGGTTGCTGCCCGGGTGCTGCAGAACACCATGGCCCAGACCGCGCTCACCCGGCGCGACGCTCGAATGGACGCCCTCCGGGGAACCATGGCCGAGCTCCTCGGCATGGACGAGCCACGCCGGCGGTTCGCCGGGATGATCTCCGGCCTCGACATCCAGTACGACCTCGGCCCCGCTGGCTCCAGCCCTGGGCACCCGCTCGTGGGCCGTAGGATGCCGGATCTCGATCTGGCCACTGCGGCCGGGCCTCGGCGGGTGTTCGAACTGCTCCACGCGGCCCGGCCGGTGCTGTTGGGCTTCGGCACTGCCTTCGGTGCCGCGCCGCGGGCAGAGCAGGTGCGGGTTGTCGCGGCGACGCACACCCTGGCGCACGACGGCGCGTGGCAGCTTCCGGTCCTCGGCCCTGTTCCGGCCCCGGAGGCAGTCCTGATCCGGCCGGACGGCTACGTCGCATGGGCCGGATCCGCCGGGTCCCCAGAGGTGGGGCTGCGCGAGGCGCTGGGCCGTTGGTTCGGCCCTGGCGCCGCTGCGCAGAAACCGACGCTGAGCTGA
- a CDS encoding GlcG/HbpS family heme-binding protein produces the protein MSIGLATARSVVDEALAVGRQHGFKPLTVVVLDAGGHVVAAAREDGASNNRFEIAHGKAYGALALGMGSRALMERAEQQAYFISAAAAALGGRLIPVPGGVIVRGDDGAVEGAVGISGDTSDNDETAAAKAIQAVGLTAQVA, from the coding sequence GTGAGCATCGGGCTCGCCACGGCCCGCAGTGTGGTCGACGAGGCGCTCGCCGTGGGACGGCAGCACGGCTTCAAGCCGCTGACCGTCGTGGTGCTCGACGCCGGCGGCCACGTGGTGGCCGCGGCGCGGGAAGACGGCGCCTCGAACAACCGCTTCGAGATCGCGCACGGCAAGGCGTACGGGGCCCTCGCCCTGGGCATGGGTTCACGGGCTCTCATGGAGCGGGCAGAGCAGCAGGCCTACTTCATCAGCGCTGCGGCCGCGGCCCTGGGCGGGCGTCTCATCCCGGTGCCGGGCGGAGTGATCGTCCGCGGCGACGACGGCGCGGTCGAGGGTGCAGTCGGCATCAGCGGCGACACCTCGGACAATGACGAGACCGCCGCAGCCAAGGCCATCCAGGCCGTCGGCCTCACCGCTCAGGTCGCCTGA